From Variimorphobacter saccharofermentans, one genomic window encodes:
- a CDS encoding leucine-rich repeat protein, with amino-acid sequence MFGYELIRAKSYKAIKIILMLFLFVAIIRTSSIVYAKEEAVYKDDIYCYQITNETKKEVTLIGVELQNEQKELSIPGKVTINGVEYTVRNVDINFRYYTNADYKDNYRKVTKLNVEETFSGIISSPVYVFPNVTCIEFFGKTILPEKVDVEIVNNDTNLDVLYLVPSGMEKEYEKVIHQVMNYSVYSDIYEHNIPMTPTIATSLNDNMEYGCFQKDGFIYQVTKPAGEGVGEVQLIGITNMLYVSYVSLPDTVTNNGYTYRLTKLCKFGLVGCKATVVIVPNSVTKMESDVFGIDVELLFLSKNCKVIPSRLITDENYESRLRFVYVPEGVTTLSEDAFNFTNLNKSSIILPTSLKSIGKRSVYGCKLVTFLNKKPIANIASAVKNGTTVKVNQTAIKKYKSILGTKISVVAAKNITKSTKLSINTTSLKMKVSQKKTLKGSLTKGSNETIYWLSSDNDILEVSDKGVIKTKSKGTAYVVAYTRTSGLRKVVKVTVTN; translated from the coding sequence ATGTTTGGTTATGAATTAATTCGTGCCAAATCATACAAGGCTATAAAAATCATTCTGATGCTATTTCTCTTTGTCGCAATCATACGTACTTCAAGTATCGTGTATGCTAAGGAGGAAGCAGTATATAAGGATGACATTTATTGCTATCAGATAACAAATGAAACCAAGAAAGAAGTAACGCTTATTGGAGTTGAGCTACAGAATGAACAGAAGGAATTAAGTATTCCCGGGAAAGTAACTATTAATGGTGTAGAATATACCGTTCGTAATGTGGATATTAACTTTAGGTACTATACTAATGCAGATTATAAGGATAACTATCGAAAGGTAACAAAACTAAATGTTGAGGAAACCTTCTCCGGAATCATTTCATCACCGGTCTATGTATTCCCTAATGTAACCTGTATAGAATTCTTTGGGAAGACGATATTGCCTGAAAAAGTGGATGTTGAGATAGTAAACAATGATACAAATCTTGACGTTCTGTATCTTGTTCCATCAGGAATGGAGAAAGAGTATGAGAAAGTAATTCATCAGGTCATGAATTATTCGGTTTACTCAGATATATATGAACATAACATTCCGATGACACCAACTATAGCCACTTCTCTTAATGATAATATGGAGTACGGATGTTTTCAGAAGGATGGTTTTATATATCAGGTAACAAAGCCTGCTGGTGAAGGTGTTGGTGAGGTACAGCTGATAGGTATTACGAACATGCTTTATGTTTCCTATGTTTCCTTACCTGATACGGTAACAAACAACGGATACACCTACAGATTGACAAAGCTATGCAAGTTTGGTTTGGTAGGATGCAAAGCAACCGTAGTCATTGTACCGAACAGTGTTACCAAGATGGAATCCGATGTGTTTGGAATTGATGTGGAATTATTATTTCTATCAAAGAACTGTAAGGTTATTCCAAGCAGATTAATTACAGATGAGAATTATGAGAGTAGACTTCGTTTTGTGTACGTTCCGGAAGGGGTTACTACATTATCGGAGGATGCATTCAATTTTACAAACCTGAATAAATCAAGTATTATATTACCAACTTCATTAAAATCCATAGGAAAAAGATCAGTATATGGATGTAAGCTGGTTACATTCTTAAATAAGAAACCAATCGCTAATATTGCCTCAGCAGTTAAGAATGGCACAACCGTTAAAGTGAATCAAACGGCAATCAAAAAATATAAGTCCATTCTAGGAACGAAGATTTCGGTTGTAGCAGCTAAGAATATTACTAAATCGACAAAGCTTAGCATAAATACGACTAGTCTAAAAATGAAGGTATCACAGAAGAAAACATTAAAGGGAAGCCTTACGAAAGGGTCCAACGAAACGATTTACTGGCTTTCTTCCGACAATGATATCCTTGAGGTATCTGATAAAGGTGTCATTAAGACAAAAAGTAAGGGTACCGCATATGTCGTTGCATATACAAGAACCTCAGGACTTCGTAAAG